Proteins co-encoded in one Cytobacillus sp. NJ13 genomic window:
- a CDS encoding 8-oxo-dGTP diphosphatase gives MNWKEIEHQMYTMCMIADGDQILLIKRPDYKGFPGYLAPGGKVEFPESITDAAKREVLEETGLHVKNIIFKGWDEYVNPQMNVRYMVFNYLADSFEGSLLADPPEGELQWVSRQDALDLPMQDWFKRKLPLFFEEGTFEIHSVWDEEQNTEGASKTRVFAKI, from the coding sequence ATGAACTGGAAAGAAATTGAACATCAGATGTACACCATGTGCATGATTGCAGACGGAGATCAGATCCTTCTCATAAAACGCCCAGATTATAAAGGCTTCCCTGGCTATCTCGCACCAGGCGGAAAAGTAGAGTTTCCCGAGAGCATTACGGACGCAGCAAAACGCGAAGTGCTTGAGGAGACAGGGCTGCATGTCAAAAATATTATTTTTAAAGGCTGGGATGAGTACGTAAACCCCCAGATGAATGTCCGCTACATGGTATTTAATTATCTGGCAGACTCCTTTGAAGGAAGCCTTCTTGCAGATCCTCCTGAAGGAGAATTGCAGTGGGTTTCAAGACAAGATGCACTGGACCTTCCTATGCAGGATTGGTTCAAGAGAAAGCTGCCGCTTTTTTTCGAAGAAGGGACTTTTGAGATCCATTCAGTTTGGGATGAAGAGCAAAATACAGAAGGAGCGAGCAAGACAAGGGTTTTTGCTAAGATATAA
- a CDS encoding histidine phosphatase family protein — protein sequence MKKGMLTIYIIRHGETEWNKEKRMQGRLDSDLTEKGRRDAKLLGERVKDIEFKRIISSPSKRTLHTAQLVRGTREIPVETDERLMEIDLGDWQGRVESEIRELYPAAFDAYWNRPESYESAGGESFYDVANRVASFLEDLQKTLSEGSVLIVTHAVAVKALYMLCRNAAVERIWDPPFIHGTSLTILQIDRDKKEFLLEGCMAHCE from the coding sequence ATGAAAAAAGGAATGCTGACTATATATATCATCCGGCACGGTGAGACGGAATGGAATAAAGAGAAAAGAATGCAGGGGCGCCTGGACTCTGATTTAACGGAGAAAGGCAGACGTGATGCGAAACTGCTGGGAGAGAGAGTAAAGGATATAGAATTTAAGCGTATTATATCTTCACCGAGCAAGCGGACTTTACATACAGCCCAGCTTGTAAGAGGAACAAGGGAGATTCCGGTCGAGACAGATGAAAGGCTTATGGAAATAGATCTTGGTGATTGGCAGGGAAGAGTGGAAAGTGAAATAAGGGAGCTATATCCGGCTGCCTTCGATGCCTATTGGAACCGGCCGGAGTCCTATGAAAGTGCAGGAGGAGAAAGCTTTTACGATGTGGCAAACCGCGTTGCTTCCTTTCTGGAAGACCTGCAAAAGACCTTATCAGAAGGCAGTGTGCTGATTGTTACCCATGCTGTTGCTGTCAAAGCTCTATATATGCTTTGCCGCAATGCTGCTGTTGAACGCATTTGGGACCCGCCCTTCATTCATGGAACCAGCCTGACCATCCTGCAGATCGACCGGGATAAAAAGGAGTTCCTCTTAGAAGGATGCATGGCTCACTGCGAATAA
- a CDS encoding ATP-binding protein → MRDVLSFPINSEEMIVVASDNSGAIGEKEQDAVQVPYETVSYYSFRVAVMECMSAGAQPFAAVLQNFCGDDAWDQLIRGIKKGADELGLTELQITGSTESNFNLLQSAVGLSVLGKRQGALPAETLTYTDDTRIAVIGSPLVGQELIEREAEAAPLKLFKIINSIEEIETLPVGSKGILNELNGLFSNRKFEVMDLESAVDLGKSSGPSTCFIAVFPEAKSEEIRKLAGSYFHILIRRA, encoded by the coding sequence GTGAGGGATGTCTTAAGCTTTCCTATTAATTCTGAAGAAATGATTGTGGTAGCAAGTGATAACAGCGGAGCAATCGGCGAGAAAGAACAGGACGCTGTGCAGGTTCCTTACGAGACCGTTTCGTATTATTCCTTCCGAGTCGCTGTCATGGAATGTATGTCAGCGGGTGCTCAGCCATTTGCTGCAGTACTTCAGAATTTCTGCGGAGATGATGCCTGGGACCAGCTTATACGGGGCATTAAGAAGGGGGCCGATGAATTAGGCCTTACGGAACTGCAAATCACCGGCAGTACGGAAAGCAATTTTAACCTGCTTCAATCTGCGGTAGGGTTATCTGTACTTGGCAAAAGGCAGGGAGCACTTCCTGCTGAGACCCTAACGTATACAGATGATACAAGGATAGCGGTTATTGGTTCCCCTTTAGTTGGCCAGGAGCTGATTGAAAGGGAGGCGGAGGCAGCACCCCTGAAGCTTTTTAAAATAATCAACTCCATTGAAGAAATTGAGACGCTTCCTGTAGGTTCAAAAGGCATTCTGAACGAGCTGAACGGGCTGTTCTCCAATAGGAAGTTTGAGGTTATGGACCTTGAATCAGCAGTGGACTTGGGAAAATCATCAGGCCCATCAACTTGTTTTATAGCCGTTTTTCCCGAAGCGAAATCGGAAGAAATCAGGAAGCTGGCAGGAAGCTATTTTCATATATTGATAAGAAGGGCATGA
- the cbiB gene encoding adenosylcobinamide-phosphate synthase CbiB has product MILYHLIALTFACIIDKLIGDPPNWPHPVRWMGALIHKLEQVLNKGRLRKLKGIIMLFVVLLAAGGITFLIIRLFYGIHPIAGILAEGILIFTAIAQKSLKDAALEVYEPLAEGDMEEARLKLSYIVGRDTDRLDEPGIVRAAVETVAENTSDGITAPLFWAMIGGAPMALIYRAINTCDSMVGHRNERYIDFGWASAKVDDIANWIPSRLTSVCIMLTQKPEHSPYEEAWGILLRDAPKHPSPNSGWGEAAVAALLGVQLGGINFYKGEISNRATMGKSMVLLEKEHIIKSISIMNKTVFLFLLLLWTGGMFLDLAFTRI; this is encoded by the coding sequence ATGATTTTATATCACCTGATCGCTCTAACCTTTGCCTGCATCATAGATAAGCTGATAGGAGACCCGCCAAACTGGCCGCATCCGGTCAGATGGATGGGTGCCCTGATACATAAACTTGAACAAGTTCTTAATAAAGGCCGCCTAAGAAAATTAAAAGGAATTATCATGCTTTTTGTAGTTCTGCTGGCGGCGGGAGGTATAACTTTTTTAATCATCCGTCTCTTCTATGGAATTCATCCGATTGCCGGCATTCTGGCAGAGGGCATTCTTATCTTCACAGCCATTGCACAAAAGAGTTTAAAAGATGCAGCATTGGAGGTCTATGAGCCTCTTGCAGAAGGAGATATGGAAGAAGCAAGATTAAAGCTTTCATACATTGTCGGCAGGGATACAGATCGATTGGATGAGCCAGGCATTGTCAGGGCTGCCGTGGAGACAGTGGCTGAAAACACCAGTGACGGCATTACAGCTCCATTATTTTGGGCCATGATTGGCGGTGCGCCTATGGCCCTTATCTACAGGGCCATTAATACATGCGATTCGATGGTTGGCCATAGAAATGAAAGGTATATAGATTTTGGGTGGGCATCTGCCAAAGTGGATGATATCGCGAACTGGATCCCGAGCCGGCTGACATCGGTTTGCATCATGCTCACACAAAAGCCGGAGCATTCTCCATATGAGGAAGCATGGGGAATCCTTTTAAGAGATGCACCAAAGCACCCGAGTCCAAATAGCGGCTGGGGCGAAGCAGCTGTTGCAGCTCTTCTGGGGGTACAGCTTGGAGGTATTAATTTTTATAAGGGTGAAATCTCTAACCGTGCAACGATGGGAAAGTCAATGGTGCTGCTTGAAAAAGAACATATCATAAAAAGCATTTCGATCATGAACAAGACGGTTTTCTTATTCTTGCTTTTATTATGGACAGGAGGGATGTTCCTTGACTTGGCCTTCACACGGATCTAA
- a CDS encoding bifunctional adenosylcobinamide kinase/adenosylcobinamide-phosphate guanylyltransferase, with translation MAEGSLIFISGGVRSGKSSFAERTAAGLAIKTEGKLHYIAAGKACDSEMETRIQRHQDDREKSGLSWTTWEKPSALEEISGNFNNQDIILFDCLTTLLNNELFREEDVWRNREFQGNLSSEILKAITEIRKKCRALIVVSNEVLNEPIGRNELVITYSKILGTLHRNIVDMAGEAYLVEAGIPIQMKGEPE, from the coding sequence ATGGCGGAAGGATCGCTGATTTTTATCTCCGGTGGAGTACGGAGCGGAAAAAGCTCCTTTGCAGAGAGGACTGCTGCCGGGCTGGCAATAAAGACGGAAGGTAAGCTTCATTATATTGCTGCAGGAAAAGCATGCGATTCCGAGATGGAGACACGGATTCAGAGGCACCAGGATGACCGGGAAAAGAGCGGTTTAAGCTGGACAACCTGGGAGAAGCCTTCCGCACTTGAAGAGATCTCGGGAAACTTTAATAATCAGGATATTATTCTTTTCGATTGCTTGACCACTCTCTTGAATAATGAACTTTTTAGAGAGGAAGACGTTTGGCGGAACAGAGAATTCCAGGGAAATCTGTCATCTGAAATTCTCAAGGCCATCACTGAAATCCGCAAAAAATGCAGGGCCTTGATCGTTGTCAGCAACGAAGTCTTGAATGAGCCAATTGGCAGAAATGAACTGGTGATTACATATTCAAAAATACTTGGGACGCTTCACAGGAATATAGTTGATATGGCTGGTGAAGCCTATCTTGTTGAAGCTGGTATCCCCATACAAATGAAAGGAGAACCGGAATGA
- a CDS encoding ECF transporter S component, producing the protein MKSMRLGMAAMLVALTAIGAAIKVPAIIGSVALDAFPALLAAALLGGYGGAAVAAIGHLLSALLGGMPLGPLHLLIAVEMALLAFIFSSLYQRGRHWLAGILFVLGNAFAAPLPFIFLMGQAFYLAIVPSLFIGSVINAVIAYIAIPRLVKLVGPALSKAGAEQ; encoded by the coding sequence ATGAAAAGCATGCGATTGGGCATGGCAGCCATGCTTGTTGCACTGACAGCAATCGGTGCAGCGATTAAAGTTCCGGCCATTATCGGAAGCGTGGCACTGGATGCATTTCCTGCTTTGCTTGCAGCCGCGCTGCTTGGAGGCTATGGCGGTGCGGCCGTTGCGGCCATCGGGCATTTGCTGTCGGCGTTATTGGGCGGCATGCCTTTAGGGCCTCTTCATCTCCTGATTGCTGTTGAAATGGCACTGTTAGCCTTTATTTTCAGTTCATTGTATCAGAGAGGCCGGCACTGGCTGGCGGGAATTCTTTTTGTGTTAGGCAATGCCTTTGCAGCTCCGCTTCCATTTATCTTTTTAATGGGCCAGGCCTTTTACCTGGCAATTGTGCCTTCTCTTTTTATAGGCTCTGTGATAAATGCTGTTATTGCTTATATAGCGATACCGAGACTTGTCAAGCTTGTGGGCCCGGCTCTTTCCAAAGCGGGTGCTGAGCAGTGA
- the cobD gene encoding threonine-phosphate decarboxylase CobD, with product MTWPSHGSNPQYLYEAMDKPMPADRIDFSANINPLGPPREVKDKWGNLFQYITDYPDPHAAYLKSKLAAEEGIKETQILVGNGGAELITLIGRMIAGKRVLIIQPAFSEYEEACRVNNCTVSYHQLEPEDWGLNMEALSEKLKFTDVLFFCNPNNPTGVFYPLSIVEELIKKCSIHNCLLIMDEAFYDFVEGYQSIVPFIGRDSKVVVLRSMTKMFSIPGLRLGYMMASERLIERAASLKPHWSVNALALKAGEWCLDSKEHVRLTKNLIRQERDRLVPFYQLLDYEVSPSSVNFYLLRDPGVDVQLPLFRFLLEKGIIPRHTMNFPGLEGRWLRFAIKGPKDNNVLMEAMQQWRKDR from the coding sequence TTGACTTGGCCTTCACACGGATCTAATCCGCAATATTTATATGAAGCGATGGATAAACCAATGCCGGCAGATCGGATTGATTTTAGCGCCAATATCAATCCCCTTGGACCTCCCCGCGAAGTAAAAGACAAGTGGGGAAACCTTTTCCAATATATAACTGATTATCCGGATCCCCATGCTGCTTATTTAAAAAGCAAATTGGCGGCTGAAGAGGGAATAAAAGAAACACAGATTCTGGTCGGGAATGGAGGCGCCGAGCTAATCACCCTGATTGGCCGGATGATAGCCGGAAAAAGGGTGCTGATTATTCAGCCGGCTTTTTCGGAATATGAAGAGGCCTGCCGGGTTAATAACTGTACGGTTTCCTATCATCAGCTGGAGCCTGAAGACTGGGGTCTGAATATGGAAGCGTTATCCGAAAAGCTCAAATTTACTGATGTTCTTTTCTTCTGCAACCCAAACAACCCGACCGGTGTATTTTACCCCTTATCCATAGTTGAGGAACTGATAAAGAAGTGCAGCATCCATAATTGCCTGCTCATTATGGATGAAGCTTTTTATGACTTTGTTGAAGGATATCAATCTATCGTTCCTTTCATTGGAAGGGATTCGAAAGTTGTGGTTTTGCGCTCCATGACAAAGATGTTTTCGATTCCCGGCCTGCGCCTAGGATACATGATGGCAAGTGAGAGGTTAATTGAAAGAGCGGCTTCTCTGAAACCCCACTGGAGCGTGAATGCCCTTGCTTTAAAAGCAGGAGAATGGTGTCTGGACAGCAAAGAGCATGTCAGGCTGACAAAGAATTTGATCCGGCAGGAGAGAGATAGGCTGGTTCCATTTTATCAGCTATTGGACTATGAGGTTTCTCCTTCTTCAGTTAATTTCTATTTGTTAAGAGATCCGGGCGTTGATGTGCAGCTGCCTCTTTTTCGATTTTTGCTTGAGAAAGGAATTATCCCGAGGCACACAATGAATTTTCCTGGCCTGGAAGGAAGATGGCTGCGCTTTGCGATTAAAGGGCCGAAAGACAACAATGTGCTGATGGAGGCGATGCAGCAATGGCGGAAGGATCGCTGA
- a CDS encoding bifunctional adenosylcobinamide kinase/adenosylcobinamide-phosphate guanylyltransferase, translating into MHFITGGAFNGKSRWVKEFYQLDDTPHKWISAYHGELAGDLGQKLIVYEGIELMIREWSQALEFEEIRDKWQEMLAEWQEWEKTAVNRKIVLIGSDISKGIVPMEAADRKWRDASGWAFQDAAAAADRVDLIWYGISQKIK; encoded by the coding sequence ATGCACTTCATTACAGGAGGCGCCTTTAACGGGAAATCCCGATGGGTGAAGGAATTTTATCAATTGGATGATACTCCTCATAAATGGATTTCAGCTTATCATGGTGAGTTGGCTGGCGATTTGGGTCAAAAACTAATCGTCTATGAGGGAATCGAGCTGATGATTCGGGAATGGTCACAAGCGCTGGAGTTTGAAGAGATTCGGGACAAATGGCAGGAGATGCTGGCAGAATGGCAGGAGTGGGAAAAAACAGCTGTCAATCGAAAGATCGTTTTAATCGGATCTGATATTTCAAAAGGCATTGTACCAATGGAAGCAGCTGACCGAAAGTGGCGGGATGCGTCAGGCTGGGCCTTTCAGGATGCCGCTGCTGCTGCAGATAGAGTTGATTTGATTTGGTATGGCATCAGTCAAAAAATAAAATGA
- a CDS encoding cob(I)yrinic acid a,c-diamide adenosyltransferase: protein MKLYTRTGDEGKTSIIGGRVEKDDVRVEAYGTVDEVNCFVGQAMTQLDPSIFQDVLEDLEKIQHELFDCGGDLANVSKKRELKLSKESVDYLETKIDQLIEEAPKLERFILPGGAPASASIHIARTVTRRAERLVVSLKKADPETSAVALKFLNRLSDYFFALARVVNFRLNQKDVEYVRSANVFREGKRKEDKE, encoded by the coding sequence ATGAAACTTTATACACGAACTGGTGATGAGGGAAAAACAAGCATTATCGGAGGCAGGGTGGAAAAGGATGATGTAAGGGTTGAAGCATACGGAACAGTGGATGAAGTCAACTGTTTTGTCGGGCAGGCTATGACACAGCTGGATCCGTCCATTTTTCAGGATGTCCTGGAGGATTTGGAGAAGATCCAGCATGAGCTTTTTGACTGTGGCGGCGACCTTGCAAATGTTTCGAAAAAGCGGGAGCTGAAATTGTCGAAGGAATCTGTAGACTATTTGGAGACTAAGATTGATCAATTGATTGAGGAAGCGCCAAAGCTTGAAAGGTTTATTCTGCCTGGGGGAGCACCTGCATCTGCATCCATTCATATTGCCAGGACAGTAACCCGGAGAGCGGAGCGGCTCGTGGTCTCACTGAAAAAAGCGGATCCGGAAACCTCTGCAGTGGCACTGAAATTCCTGAATCGTTTATCTGATTATTTCTTTGCCCTGGCAAGAGTGGTTAATTTCCGTCTTAACCAGAAAGATGTGGAGTATGTGCGCAGTGCTAATGTATTCCGTGAAGGAAAGCGCAAGGAGGATAAGGAATGA
- a CDS encoding VOC family protein codes for MELKMGYVILYAESLERTKHFYGELLGLKLRNEFGTYIEYDTGSTILSFNTREGGREVTGLPIPDGLRKEQTFELGFITEEVEAAVEKLKAAGVPVLLEPVEKPWGQKVAYVQDPDGHYIEICSPIG; via the coding sequence GTGGAATTGAAGATGGGATATGTCATTTTATATGCGGAAAGCCTGGAAAGAACGAAGCATTTTTATGGTGAATTGCTGGGCCTGAAGCTTAGGAATGAATTTGGAACTTACATCGAGTATGATACAGGCAGCACCATTCTTTCTTTTAATACGAGAGAAGGAGGACGGGAAGTCACCGGGCTTCCAATACCGGATGGATTAAGAAAGGAGCAGACATTTGAGCTGGGATTTATCACAGAAGAGGTAGAAGCGGCTGTGGAAAAGCTAAAGGCCGCAGGAGTGCCTGTCCTGCTTGAGCCTGTTGAAAAGCCTTGGGGCCAGAAAGTGGCATATGTGCAAGACCCGGATGGACATTATATTGAGATTTGTTCGCCTATCGGATAA
- a CDS encoding cobyric acid synthase, translating to MKGIMIQGTSSDAGKSLIATALCRAFSNEGFRTAPFKSQNMSNNSYVTKDGNEIGRAQGIQAEAARTEAAVWMNPILLKPQSAQNAEVILLGKAVNSLSGRSYRESFYEKGLETIREALSLLDAQYELLVIEGAGSPVEINLKDKELVNMKVAEMADVPVILVADIDRGGVFASIVGTLELFTKQERQRVTGIIINKFRGDITLFEDGIRWIEEKTGIPVLGVLPYLDDHMIDAEDSLSIQAAVPRAGGGILDIAVLRPPFISNFSDIDPFYYEDDVNIRWVRHLSEAGSPDAVIIPGTKSTIRDLRYFKEKGLADWIVRYAADGGSIAGICGGYQMLGRRLIDMAGSDTGNPYEKEKGLNLIPADTIFHERKKTVQVKGSLHSSTNLPVKEILDGYEIHLGETVLEKDFDGNRLLLLQNGEEDGFYGNEGRLVGTYMHHIFHNDEWRGAWLNSLRKQKGIPSKEPVRIKALKDRKYNELAENMIQHLDWEKLKEIVFSWRKQNEMA from the coding sequence ATGAAAGGGATAATGATTCAGGGGACTTCATCTGATGCCGGTAAAAGCCTGATTGCTACGGCTCTTTGCCGGGCATTCTCCAATGAAGGTTTCCGCACGGCTCCTTTTAAATCCCAGAATATGTCCAATAATTCATACGTGACAAAGGATGGAAATGAAATCGGCAGGGCACAGGGCATTCAGGCTGAAGCGGCAAGAACTGAAGCTGCTGTCTGGATGAATCCCATTCTCCTTAAGCCTCAATCCGCTCAGAATGCGGAGGTTATTCTCCTTGGAAAAGCAGTCAATTCCCTATCAGGAAGAAGCTATCGGGAATCCTTTTATGAAAAGGGGCTGGAGACCATCAGAGAGGCACTGAGTCTGCTTGATGCTCAATATGAGCTGCTTGTGATAGAGGGAGCTGGCAGCCCTGTTGAAATTAATTTAAAAGATAAAGAGCTTGTTAATATGAAAGTCGCTGAAATGGCGGATGTGCCAGTCATCCTTGTTGCCGATATTGACAGGGGCGGTGTTTTTGCCAGTATTGTTGGAACCCTGGAGCTTTTCACCAAACAGGAAAGACAGCGGGTTACGGGCATTATCATTAATAAATTCCGCGGAGATATCACACTGTTTGAGGATGGCATCCGCTGGATCGAGGAAAAGACGGGCATCCCTGTCCTTGGCGTTCTGCCTTACTTGGATGACCATATGATCGATGCAGAGGATTCCCTATCCATTCAAGCTGCTGTTCCAAGGGCTGGAGGAGGTATTCTGGATATTGCTGTGCTGCGGCCGCCATTTATTTCAAACTTCAGTGACATCGATCCGTTTTACTATGAAGATGACGTGAACATTAGATGGGTAAGGCATTTATCGGAGGCTGGCTCGCCTGATGCGGTGATCATTCCCGGCACAAAGAGCACGATTCGCGATTTGCGCTATTTCAAGGAAAAAGGTCTGGCTGACTGGATTGTGCGCTATGCTGCCGATGGAGGTTCAATTGCGGGCATTTGCGGAGGATACCAGATGCTTGGCAGGAGATTAATCGATATGGCAGGTTCTGATACCGGGAATCCTTATGAAAAGGAAAAAGGCTTGAATTTGATACCGGCAGATACCATTTTTCATGAACGCAAGAAGACCGTGCAGGTGAAGGGCAGTCTGCATTCAAGCACGAACCTTCCCGTAAAAGAAATCTTGGATGGATATGAAATCCATTTGGGTGAAACAGTTCTTGAAAAAGACTTTGATGGCAATCGCCTTCTTCTGCTTCAAAATGGCGAAGAAGATGGATTCTATGGAAATGAAGGCCGTCTGGTAGGGACGTATATGCACCACATCTTCCATAATGATGAATGGAGGGGTGCGTGGCTTAACTCCCTGCGCAAACAAAAAGGCATTCCAAGTAAAGAGCCTGTCCGAATAAAAGCCCTGAAGGATAGGAAATACAACGAACTGGCGGAAAATATGATTCAGCATCTTGATTGGGAAAAATTAAAGGAAATCGTCTTTAGCTGGAGAAAACAGAATGAAATGGCTTAA
- a CDS encoding histidine phosphatase family protein — protein MDDTVAVALFRHGLTEANKSHAYLGWTDSPLCPEHRDKLAAAPRDYRRIFASDLGRCMKTAAILFPDHSIESCPEWREMHFGEWEGRTYQELKDNPAYQKWLEAPFSEVMPGGESFSAFSARVDKGWQNLTDQLLRKDIRDAAVITHSGVIRYLLGKYAPEKKEFWEWQVPFGRGYELRWTREEFRRGERCTSLQEAPLTGNPDG, from the coding sequence ATGGATGATACTGTGGCTGTTGCATTATTTCGTCATGGGCTGACAGAAGCCAATAAGTCCCATGCTTATCTGGGATGGACAGATTCCCCTTTGTGTCCGGAACATAGGGATAAGCTTGCCGCGGCGCCTCGGGACTATAGAAGAATTTTTGCAAGTGATTTAGGCAGATGCATGAAGACGGCAGCTATTCTTTTCCCGGATCATTCTATTGAATCCTGTCCCGAATGGAGAGAAATGCATTTTGGTGAGTGGGAAGGCAGGACTTATCAAGAGCTGAAAGATAACCCGGCTTATCAAAAATGGCTGGAAGCTCCTTTCTCAGAAGTGATGCCTGGAGGGGAATCCTTTTCAGCATTTTCAGCAAGAGTTGATAAAGGGTGGCAGAATTTAACCGATCAATTGCTTCGGAAGGATATTCGTGATGCTGCCGTTATTACACACAGCGGAGTCATAAGATACCTTCTTGGAAAGTATGCACCGGAGAAAAAAGAATTCTGGGAATGGCAAGTTCCTTTTGGAAGAGGCTATGAGCTTAGATGGACACGGGAAGAGTTTAGGAGGGGAGAGAGATGCACTTCATTACAGGAGGCGCCTTTAACGGGAAATCCCGATGGGTGA
- the cobS gene encoding adenosylcobinamide-GDP ribazoletransferase codes for MKWLKGLLINLQFFTSIPIPISLPMDKPHLEKAIRTFPIAGLIQGSIYAFILYAFLEWTPFSLLAAAFAVWLAGILLTGGIHLDGWMDASDAFFSYRDQERRLEIMSDPRVGAFGVLSIIVLLGARFLFIYEIVLLSNPYSYFLITVIPFLSKMVMGVLLIKVKAAKKEGLGSLFQQAASKTTLSIYPIFLLAAAAAAGLAGYPAIVGFLFMVLFSILLFAFLSRKVIAWFGGMTGDVLGASVEGTEVLLWMILWLLHYFVMG; via the coding sequence ATGAAATGGCTTAAAGGATTATTGATCAACCTTCAATTTTTTACAAGCATTCCCATTCCAATATCCCTGCCCATGGATAAGCCTCATTTGGAGAAGGCCATCAGAACCTTCCCTATAGCCGGCCTCATTCAGGGAAGCATATACGCATTTATTCTCTATGCTTTTCTTGAATGGACTCCTTTTTCACTCCTGGCTGCGGCCTTTGCCGTCTGGCTGGCCGGCATTTTGCTGACCGGCGGGATTCATCTTGATGGGTGGATGGATGCGAGCGATGCGTTCTTCTCCTATCGCGATCAGGAGAGGCGGCTGGAAATCATGAGTGATCCCCGGGTGGGGGCGTTCGGGGTGCTGTCCATCATCGTATTGCTGGGTGCCCGTTTTCTATTTATCTATGAAATTGTACTTTTATCAAATCCATATTCCTATTTTTTAATCACAGTAATTCCTTTTTTAAGCAAGATGGTAATGGGGGTATTGCTGATAAAAGTTAAGGCAGCCAAAAAAGAAGGGCTAGGCTCATTATTTCAGCAGGCTGCTTCTAAAACCACCTTATCTATTTACCCTATCTTCCTTCTGGCCGCCGCGGCAGCTGCTGGGCTGGCTGGTTATCCTGCCATTGTTGGATTTCTTTTCATGGTTCTTTTTTCAATATTGTTATTCGCATTCTTATCAAGGAAAGTCATTGCCTGGTTTGGGGGAATGACAGGGGATGTGCTTGGGGCCAGTGTGGAAGGGACGGAGGTGCTTTTATGGATGATACTGTGGCTGTTGCATTATTTCGTCATGGGCTGA